The following coding sequences lie in one Streptomyces albofaciens JCM 4342 genomic window:
- a CDS encoding transcriptional regulator, which produces MSMDFGRPPKAEANQELVRQRLKEAESAAGTRESLTVEWRSQPLHVEVIDMPVADLYYNPGTHRIRAQRDHDPGLDAELQSDPWSDRSQDYLHHLLKSLPADPSKDDPDFIVLMESLRDFRQNDPGLITRDGVLVNGNTRRAALKELGVAHIRVGVLPESCTWDDVNAVELSLQLRKDHRREYSYINRLLAIDEQVELGRATADIARDFRIKKETCEQDQWILTCLRDLIERSKSEGTGLRLLDFEQHQEKLRELHRRYVKEARVSKANADAMKEYRLAAMVLGFSKTDVRLIEPDFARRYLDQRLPDELKTEATTTSSVAIPGLGRTMKSVDSSVTVARTLTDTVLRAKAVSPAASGVSAERVQVASHTFSVAREAFEEALVPAGKDARIRKRKQAAPGRITDACQDIEQCVTDLVMARASRSLDEEAFDEAVLKLRDSLGKLAVESARSIEVPGDGVEWLLGAVKQEE; this is translated from the coding sequence GTGAGCATGGACTTCGGACGTCCGCCGAAGGCGGAGGCCAACCAGGAACTGGTCCGGCAGCGGCTGAAGGAGGCTGAGTCGGCGGCCGGCACCAGGGAAAGCCTCACGGTTGAGTGGCGGAGCCAGCCCCTGCACGTCGAGGTCATCGACATGCCGGTGGCCGACCTTTACTACAACCCGGGCACGCACCGCATCAGGGCCCAGCGTGACCACGATCCGGGACTCGACGCTGAGCTGCAGAGCGACCCCTGGAGCGACCGCAGCCAGGACTACCTGCATCACCTCTTGAAGTCGCTGCCGGCTGATCCGTCGAAGGATGATCCGGATTTCATCGTCCTGATGGAGAGCCTGCGCGACTTCCGGCAGAACGACCCCGGTCTCATCACACGCGACGGTGTGCTGGTCAACGGCAACACCAGGCGAGCCGCGCTCAAGGAGCTGGGTGTCGCGCACATCCGGGTCGGGGTGCTTCCGGAATCGTGTACCTGGGACGACGTCAACGCGGTAGAGCTGTCGCTGCAGCTCCGTAAGGACCACCGCCGCGAGTACTCCTACATCAACCGGCTGCTGGCCATCGATGAGCAGGTTGAGCTCGGCCGTGCCACCGCTGACATCGCGCGTGACTTCCGGATCAAGAAGGAAACCTGTGAGCAGGACCAGTGGATCCTGACCTGCCTGCGCGACCTCATCGAGCGAAGCAAGAGCGAGGGGACCGGGCTGCGGCTGCTTGATTTCGAGCAGCACCAGGAGAAGCTGCGCGAGCTGCACCGCCGGTATGTCAAGGAGGCGAGGGTCAGCAAGGCCAACGCTGATGCGATGAAGGAGTACCGGCTGGCAGCCATGGTCCTGGGCTTTTCCAAGACGGACGTGCGGCTGATCGAGCCGGATTTCGCACGCCGGTACCTGGACCAGCGTCTGCCGGACGAACTGAAGACGGAGGCCACCACCACCAGCTCGGTTGCGATCCCGGGCCTCGGCAGGACGATGAAGTCCGTGGACTCCAGTGTGACGGTGGCCAGGACGCTGACTGACACGGTTCTGCGGGCGAAGGCGGTCAGCCCTGCGGCGAGCGGAGTGTCCGCTGAGCGTGTGCAGGTGGCTTCGCATACCTTCTCGGTTGCCCGTGAGGCGTTTGAGGAGGCTCTGGTGCCGGCGGGCAAGGACGCGCGTATCCGCAAGCGCAAGCAGGCTGCCCCCGGCCGCATCACCGACGCGTGCCAGGACATCGAGCAGTGCGTCACGGACCTGGTGATGGCCCGGGCGTCGCGGAGCCTCGATGAGGAGGCCTTCGACGAAGCGGTGCTGAAGCTGCGGGACAGCCTCGGGAAACTGGCCGTCGAGTCTGCCCGTAGCATCGAGGTGCCCGGAGACGGGGTGGAGTGGCTGCTGGGTGCGGTGAAACAGGAGGAGTGA
- a CDS encoding DEAD/DEAH box helicase: MADEQEPSLRIGFDVTRTKAALRVSPAHQSDLAQLAGWFPASTRSGPLAVEVDLDDFLVGLEALGTWPSPEDVEWEDALADLVGSVLDDAEAAEQALAGEAGAAVVADDVPSLLGVGWKADLTSFQRRDIAHLLSMRHGANFSVPGAGKTRVGLAVYAAMRARGEARRLLVVSPKSAYESWLFESAACFEEPLAAEVMSKSPDLGTELLLVNYERLDRSLAQLAAWLRAAPSMVILDEAHRMKLGANGVYGSACMLLGPLSRRRLILTGTPAPNGARDLENLLSFVWPGHGRRVVTSAVNGGDLAYASKILRPLFTRTTKHELGLPPYETKIRYVDLPDLHREIYDALIGRFTARAEASRDDFDALGKALMRLLMAATSPALLREGSSKYEPLAYQVPPLDVPEGDSLYELMQNLPSYEVSPKYSEALSLLAENAAAGRKTLVWSTFVRSLTTMEHLFADYGPAMVHGGTADREEQIQRFRNDPDCMVLLSNPATLGEGISLHQVCHDAIYVDRDFMAGRFLQSLDRIHRLGLAPETETRVTVLAATGTVDEVVARRMEEKLEFMGGILDDPSVRQLADLQEEPSVAGGMDAADVRALLRHLGVAGRL; encoded by the coding sequence ATGGCGGATGAGCAGGAGCCGTCGCTGCGCATCGGGTTCGATGTCACCCGTACCAAGGCGGCTCTGCGCGTCAGCCCAGCCCACCAGAGCGATCTTGCGCAGCTGGCGGGCTGGTTTCCTGCCAGCACCCGCAGTGGCCCGCTTGCCGTAGAAGTCGATCTCGACGACTTTCTCGTTGGTCTGGAAGCACTGGGCACCTGGCCGTCACCGGAAGATGTCGAGTGGGAAGACGCGCTGGCCGACCTCGTCGGCAGCGTGCTGGACGATGCTGAGGCAGCCGAACAGGCGCTGGCCGGTGAGGCGGGCGCCGCAGTCGTCGCGGACGACGTCCCTTCCCTGCTGGGCGTCGGCTGGAAGGCTGACCTCACGTCCTTCCAGCGGCGCGACATCGCGCACCTGCTGTCCATGCGGCACGGCGCGAACTTCAGCGTGCCGGGAGCTGGAAAGACCCGTGTCGGGCTGGCGGTCTACGCGGCGATGCGCGCACGGGGAGAAGCCAGGCGTCTCCTTGTAGTCAGTCCGAAGTCAGCCTATGAGTCGTGGCTCTTCGAGAGCGCGGCTTGCTTTGAGGAGCCGCTCGCTGCCGAGGTCATGTCCAAGAGCCCCGACCTCGGTACAGAACTGCTCCTTGTGAACTACGAACGGCTCGACCGCTCGCTGGCCCAGCTCGCTGCCTGGCTGCGGGCGGCTCCGTCGATGGTGATTCTCGACGAAGCACACAGAATGAAGCTGGGCGCTAACGGGGTGTACGGGAGTGCCTGCATGCTCCTGGGCCCGCTCAGCCGCCGACGGCTCATCCTGACTGGTACGCCGGCTCCCAACGGTGCCCGGGACCTGGAGAACCTGCTGTCTTTCGTCTGGCCGGGGCACGGCAGGCGCGTGGTGACCAGCGCGGTAAATGGCGGCGATCTGGCATACGCCAGCAAGATCCTGCGCCCGCTCTTCACGCGTACTACCAAGCACGAACTCGGTCTCCCCCCCTACGAGACCAAGATCCGGTACGTAGATCTCCCGGACCTGCACCGGGAGATCTACGATGCGCTGATCGGCCGTTTCACGGCCAGGGCAGAGGCTTCACGCGACGACTTCGACGCGTTGGGCAAGGCGCTGATGCGACTGCTCATGGCGGCTACCAGCCCCGCACTGCTACGGGAAGGCAGTAGCAAGTACGAGCCCCTCGCCTACCAGGTGCCGCCACTGGACGTCCCGGAAGGCGACTCGCTGTACGAGCTGATGCAGAACCTGCCCAGCTATGAGGTGTCCCCGAAGTACTCGGAAGCGCTGAGCCTGCTGGCTGAGAATGCGGCTGCTGGCCGGAAGACGCTGGTGTGGTCGACGTTCGTACGCAGCCTGACCACGATGGAACACCTGTTTGCCGACTATGGGCCGGCCATGGTCCATGGAGGCACCGCTGACCGCGAGGAGCAGATCCAACGCTTCCGGAACGATCCGGACTGCATGGTACTGCTGTCCAACCCGGCGACCCTGGGCGAAGGAATCAGCCTTCACCAGGTGTGTCATGACGCGATCTACGTGGACCGGGATTTCATGGCGGGACGGTTTCTGCAGAGCCTGGACCGCATCCACCGGCTGGGCCTCGCCCCGGAGACTGAGACGCGTGTCACTGTGCTCGCGGCCACCGGCACGGTTGATGAGGTCGTGGCCCGCCGCATGGAAGAAAAGCTGGAGTTCATGGGCGGCATCCTCGATGACCCCTCCGTCCGCCAGCTAGCTGACCTGCAGGAAGAACCCTCTGTCGCAGGCGGTATGGACGCGGCTGACGTGCGGGCGCTGCTGCGGCACCTGGGGGTCGCAGGGCGGTTGTGA
- a CDS encoding DNA cytosine methyltransferase: MTRTESKFTSVEICAGAGGQALGLHQAGFRHHALIEIDKHACATLELNVTKENGWGDCQVIPADLTTFDPAELKLEPGTLDLLAGGVPCPPFSAAGKQLGPDDERDLFPTMLNMVSFLKPKAVMIENVRGLLEPPQKFEAYREGVIKARLREEGYVICDWRVIEACDYGVPQLRPRAILVAMRPEFAGHFTWPDPKKIKLVTVAEALETTMRERFGESPEGKKAFERWHKAASGGVAPTLVGGSKKHGGADLGPTRAKKAWLKLGVDAMGVANEPDKMTDPDRDLYSKDKSGQPLGPKLTVTQAAIIQGFPREWNFSGRKTAAYRQVGNAFPPPVARAIGEQIIVALGKGLKAPFPVKETLEREAAKEAEAARKAREAALFELPAQSTLISAEPADRAGDLEGAVAR; encoded by the coding sequence ATGACCCGCACTGAGTCCAAGTTCACCTCTGTGGAGATCTGTGCTGGAGCCGGGGGACAGGCGCTGGGGCTGCACCAGGCAGGTTTCCGCCACCACGCGCTGATCGAGATCGACAAGCACGCGTGCGCGACGCTGGAACTCAATGTCACGAAGGAGAACGGCTGGGGCGACTGCCAGGTCATTCCCGCCGATCTGACGACGTTCGACCCAGCGGAGCTCAAGCTGGAGCCCGGCACGCTGGACCTCCTTGCCGGCGGTGTGCCGTGCCCGCCCTTCTCGGCCGCGGGCAAGCAGCTGGGTCCGGACGACGAGCGTGACCTGTTTCCCACCATGCTCAATATGGTGAGCTTCCTGAAGCCCAAGGCCGTCATGATCGAGAATGTGCGCGGCCTTCTCGAACCGCCGCAGAAGTTCGAGGCCTACCGCGAGGGTGTGATCAAGGCACGCCTCCGCGAAGAGGGCTATGTCATCTGTGACTGGCGGGTTATCGAGGCTTGTGACTACGGGGTGCCGCAGCTAAGGCCCCGCGCCATCCTCGTAGCGATGCGGCCGGAGTTCGCTGGCCACTTCACCTGGCCGGACCCGAAGAAGATCAAGCTGGTTACCGTAGCGGAAGCGCTGGAAACTACGATGCGGGAGCGCTTCGGTGAGTCGCCGGAGGGAAAAAAGGCGTTCGAGCGCTGGCACAAGGCTGCCAGCGGTGGTGTAGCTCCCACCCTGGTGGGCGGCTCGAAGAAGCACGGCGGCGCAGATCTCGGGCCCACACGGGCGAAAAAGGCCTGGCTCAAGCTCGGGGTCGATGCCATGGGTGTCGCCAATGAACCCGACAAAATGACAGACCCGGACCGGGACCTTTACAGCAAAGACAAAAGCGGCCAGCCGCTCGGTCCGAAGCTGACCGTCACCCAGGCTGCGATCATCCAGGGATTTCCCAGGGAATGGAATTTCTCGGGCCGTAAGACAGCAGCTTATCGGCAGGTTGGAAACGCCTTTCCGCCCCCGGTGGCGCGTGCTATCGGCGAGCAGATTATCGTCGCCTTGGGGAAGGGGCTGAAAGCTCCCTTCCCCGTCAAGGAGACACTTGAGCGAGAAGCGGCCAAGGAAGCAGAAGCGGCGAGGAAGGCGCGGGAAGCGGCGTTGTTCGAGCTTCCAGCCCAGTCAACGCTGATCTCTGCGGAGCCTGCTGACCGTGCTGGCGATCTTGAGGGCGCAGTCGCCCGGTGA
- a CDS encoding very short patch repair endonuclease, producing the protein MTDKNSSDQGQEPPAGKAWTPPDGSWASSAARRRNMQAIRSRDTKPEQLIRRLVHAQGLRYRVAARPLPDLRRTADMVFRPAKVAVFIDGCYWHGCPEHYVPPKTNPGYWSDKVARNMARDRDTDKQLTEAGWTILRFWEHESPGDCALKIASTVSRLRRDQR; encoded by the coding sequence GTGACTGACAAGAACAGCTCTGATCAGGGTCAGGAGCCTCCTGCTGGCAAGGCGTGGACTCCGCCAGACGGCTCCTGGGCGTCGTCCGCCGCCCGGCGGCGCAACATGCAGGCCATCCGAAGCCGGGACACCAAGCCGGAACAGCTCATCCGGCGGCTCGTACACGCCCAGGGGCTCCGGTACCGCGTGGCAGCGAGGCCCCTCCCAGACCTTCGCCGGACAGCCGACATGGTCTTCCGCCCGGCGAAGGTCGCGGTCTTCATCGACGGCTGCTACTGGCACGGGTGCCCAGAGCACTATGTCCCGCCGAAGACCAACCCCGGCTACTGGTCGGACAAAGTCGCACGGAACATGGCACGCGACCGGGACACCGACAAGCAGCTCACCGAGGCAGGCTGGACCATCCTCCGGTTCTGGGAGCACGAGTCACCGGGCGACTGCGCCCTCAAGATCGCCAGCACGGTCAGCAGGCTCCGCAGAGATCAGCGTTGA
- a CDS encoding NaeI family type II restriction endonuclease codes for MLPLDHSAAANTVAVALAETDSELVAVREHLRQLDPQGERFARVLRDTIDQLLNGEATGRYDWNTLSKTEKTHAGSIVEINLQREFNFADGDVTDYRIAGIQVDCKYSQKFGGWMIPPEAENHICLLVWADDRKSRWSAGLLRIRPELLNKGNNRDRKLAIKAEHRNKIYWLWQDAPLPENVLLHLDPETREKILGLPTGQARVIELFRRVQLRPIGRGVVRTVAQQSDYMARVREAKGRARTVLREEGILIPGHYSSHQAVARALGAPVPRVGELVSFRVAEAAAHHEGQPRVILDDRAWVLATPEDPPVTAPFLPKHTEKNRD; via the coding sequence ATGCTTCCGCTGGACCATTCGGCCGCCGCGAACACCGTGGCCGTAGCCCTAGCCGAAACGGACAGCGAACTCGTCGCTGTCCGCGAACATCTCCGGCAGCTTGATCCCCAGGGTGAGCGATTCGCCCGAGTACTGCGCGACACCATTGACCAGCTACTCAACGGTGAAGCCACAGGGCGCTACGACTGGAATACACTTTCCAAGACGGAAAAGACGCACGCTGGATCAATCGTTGAGATCAATTTGCAGCGCGAGTTCAATTTCGCCGACGGCGACGTCACGGACTACCGGATAGCCGGAATCCAGGTCGACTGCAAGTACTCCCAGAAATTCGGAGGGTGGATGATTCCACCCGAAGCCGAGAATCACATCTGTCTGCTGGTCTGGGCCGACGACAGGAAAAGCCGTTGGAGCGCTGGTTTGCTCCGAATCCGCCCGGAACTGCTGAACAAAGGCAATAACCGGGACCGCAAGCTGGCCATCAAGGCTGAGCACCGCAACAAGATCTACTGGCTCTGGCAGGACGCTCCGCTGCCGGAAAACGTTCTGCTGCACCTGGACCCGGAAACCCGAGAAAAGATTCTCGGGCTTCCCACAGGTCAGGCGAGAGTTATCGAACTCTTCCGCCGCGTTCAGCTCCGCCCCATCGGCAGAGGTGTTGTGCGCACCGTGGCCCAGCAGAGCGACTACATGGCCCGGGTACGTGAGGCGAAAGGCCGCGCACGGACCGTCCTCCGCGAAGAAGGCATCCTCATCCCGGGGCACTACAGCAGCCATCAGGCCGTCGCACGCGCACTCGGCGCTCCCGTGCCCCGGGTCGGCGAGCTCGTCAGTTTCCGAGTTGCTGAAGCAGCAGCCCACCACGAAGGCCAACCGCGTGTAATCCTCGATGACCGGGCATGGGTCCTTGCGACGCCGGAGGACCCGCCCGTGACAGCGCCCTTCCTCCCGAAGCACACTGAGAAGAACCGTGACTGA
- a CDS encoding PrsW family intramembrane metalloprotease, with amino-acid sequence MNPPQPPPLPPKPAYAPDPRYAAPAASPAAAQWHYAPRRRPAPWHSRTARAVALFSLLALSGVIILAMVRQQTGTEGFLVGLGLAVFPVPVLIAGFCWLDRIDPEPRRNLVFAFAWGACAATLVALLANGLATNWLENNLSTLSPEDAQTWGATVFAPVIEETVKAAAVVLLYLFRRQNFGGVTDGLVLAGITATGFAFTENILYLGNAFGQDQSLGHTGLDSLTAGTFFVRIIMSPFAHPLFTMLTGLAFGIAATSYPRRRPLRLALPFLGLATAVLLHSIWNAATTLGDLGFLTVYGLFMLPVFAALTWLAIWARHRELLALRTYLPPYVTTGWLSPTEPISLSSLKTRSVARDIARRTHGPTAARAVTEYAAVATSLAFLRRQAHRTGPTPTFPTQEQALLYHLWQHKPLAHPALLQALHVTHRPVPGPAPSTPQAGPTPHMPPWNH; translated from the coding sequence GTGAATCCGCCGCAGCCGCCTCCGCTTCCGCCGAAACCGGCGTACGCGCCCGATCCGCGCTACGCCGCCCCCGCCGCGTCGCCCGCGGCGGCGCAGTGGCACTACGCACCGCGCCGCCGCCCGGCGCCCTGGCACAGCAGGACAGCGCGCGCCGTCGCCCTCTTCTCGCTCCTCGCCCTCTCCGGCGTGATCATCCTGGCGATGGTCCGCCAGCAGACCGGTACCGAGGGCTTCCTCGTCGGCCTCGGCCTCGCCGTCTTCCCCGTACCCGTCCTCATCGCCGGCTTCTGCTGGCTGGACCGGATAGACCCCGAACCCCGCCGCAACCTGGTCTTCGCCTTCGCCTGGGGTGCCTGCGCGGCCACCCTCGTCGCGCTCCTGGCCAACGGCCTGGCGACCAACTGGCTGGAGAACAACCTCTCCACCCTCTCCCCCGAGGACGCCCAGACCTGGGGCGCGACCGTCTTCGCCCCGGTCATAGAGGAGACCGTCAAGGCCGCCGCGGTCGTCCTGCTCTACCTCTTCCGCCGCCAGAATTTCGGCGGCGTCACGGACGGCCTGGTCCTCGCCGGCATCACCGCCACCGGCTTCGCCTTCACCGAGAACATCCTCTACCTGGGCAACGCCTTCGGCCAGGACCAGTCCCTCGGCCACACCGGGCTCGACTCCCTCACCGCGGGCACGTTCTTCGTCCGCATCATCATGTCGCCGTTCGCCCACCCGCTCTTCACCATGCTCACCGGCCTGGCCTTCGGCATAGCCGCCACCAGCTACCCGCGCCGCCGGCCGCTGCGCCTGGCCCTGCCCTTCCTCGGCCTGGCCACCGCCGTCCTCCTGCACTCCATCTGGAACGCCGCCACCACCCTCGGCGACCTGGGCTTCCTCACCGTCTACGGCCTTTTCATGCTGCCCGTCTTCGCGGCCCTGACCTGGCTCGCCATCTGGGCCCGCCACCGCGAACTCCTCGCCCTGCGCACCTACCTCCCCCCGTACGTCACCACCGGCTGGCTCTCCCCCACCGAGCCCATCTCCCTCTCTTCCCTCAAAACCCGCTCGGTGGCCCGCGACATAGCCCGCCGCACCCACGGCCCCACCGCCGCCCGCGCCGTAACCGAATACGCCGCCGTGGCCACCTCCCTGGCCTTCCTGCGCCGCCAGGCCCACCGCACCGGCCCCACCCCCACCTTCCCCACCCAAGAACAGGCCCTCCTCTACCACCTGTGGCAACACAAACCCTTGGCCCACCCGGCACTGCTACAGGCACTACATGTGACACACCGGCCGGTGCCCGGCCCGGCGCCATCGACTCCGCAAGCAGGGCCCACGCCGCACATGCCGCCCTGGAACCACTGA
- the trmB gene encoding tRNA (guanosine(46)-N7)-methyltransferase TrmB translates to MSENPATPESSPAAEPGAAAQPGPGAPGAAAEPSPGTEPGTAATPGPAAEPGPAAETGTAPESSPESAPEPGPDATPRLATDRSAETAQAHAPRDGAARPHPRPRTEPMFPDGTGPAADPAGSHHERRIRSFQPRRSRVSPGQADALRRLWPKWGLDIDGLSRIDLNELFEGRPVVLEIGFGMGEATAQMAAADPDTGILACDVHTPGQGNLLGLAERNGLSNIRVANGDAIILLREMLAPASLAGLRVYFPDPWPKKRHHKRRLIQPEFIALASTRLAPGAIVHCATDWEPYAEQMLDVLAAEPTLENLHSGFAPRPDFRPLTKFEGQGLDKGHVVHDLLFRRRPA, encoded by the coding sequence GTGTCCGAGAACCCCGCCACCCCCGAGTCCAGCCCTGCCGCCGAGCCCGGAGCAGCAGCCCAGCCCGGCCCCGGCGCCCCCGGCGCGGCAGCCGAACCCAGCCCCGGTACCGAGCCCGGTACCGCCGCAACGCCCGGTCCTGCCGCAGAGCCCGGTCCTGCCGCCGAAACCGGTACCGCCCCCGAGTCCAGCCCCGAGTCCGCCCCCGAACCCGGCCCTGACGCCACTCCCCGGCTCGCGACTGACCGGTCCGCGGAGACCGCACAGGCTCACGCCCCGCGTGACGGCGCCGCGCGCCCCCACCCGCGCCCCCGCACCGAGCCCATGTTCCCCGACGGCACCGGCCCCGCGGCCGACCCGGCCGGCTCGCACCACGAGCGGCGGATCCGGTCCTTCCAGCCCCGGCGCAGCCGGGTCTCCCCCGGGCAGGCCGACGCGCTGCGGCGCCTGTGGCCGAAGTGGGGCCTGGACATCGACGGCCTCTCCAGGATCGACCTGAACGAGCTTTTCGAGGGCCGCCCGGTCGTCCTCGAAATCGGCTTCGGCATGGGCGAGGCCACGGCGCAGATGGCCGCCGCCGACCCGGACACCGGCATCCTCGCCTGCGACGTCCACACCCCGGGCCAGGGCAACCTGCTCGGCCTCGCGGAACGCAACGGCCTGTCCAACATCCGCGTGGCCAACGGCGACGCGATCATCCTGCTCCGCGAGATGCTCGCCCCCGCCTCCCTCGCCGGCCTGCGCGTCTACTTCCCGGACCCGTGGCCCAAGAAGCGCCACCACAAGCGCCGTCTGATCCAGCCGGAATTCATCGCCCTGGCCTCGACCCGCCTCGCCCCCGGCGCTATCGTCCACTGCGCGACGGACTGGGAGCCGTACGCGGAGCAGATGCTGGACGTCCTCGCCGCCGAGCCGACACTGGAAAACCTCCACTCCGGCTTCGCCCCACGCCCGGACTTCCGCCCGCTGACCAAGTTCGAGGGGCAGGGTCTGGACAAGGGCCACGTCGTCCACGACCTCCTCTTCAGGCGGCGCCCGGCATAG
- the lhgO gene encoding L-2-hydroxyglutarate oxidase — protein sequence MAYDCDVLVIGAGIVGLSTAYAITRAAPGTRVVVLEKEPGPARHQTGRNSGVIHSGIYYPPGSLKARFALQGSAEMVKFCLDHAIPHEVTGKLIVATDRAELPRLHSLIQRGREHGIPVRELGPTQIAAYEPEVSGLAAIHVGTTGIADFGAVARCLATLATDAGARVVYDSEATAIGRRAGRVAVRAVVGGKRGGFGSGRRAGGPMRGAGGTARTDSGTARTDSGTARNSGTARTARTDSDTARTARTAHNASDASAGAAARASSGAAGRISLGAAGRTSSGAAGRTSLGAAGRTSLGAAGRASSDTVFRARVLINCAGLHCDRVARLAGDAPGMRIVPFRGEYYTLAPARTSLVRGLVYPVPDPAFPFLGVHLTRGIDGSVHIGPNAVPALAREGYDWRTVRPADLTGTLAYPGSWHIARRHWRYGAGELRRSLSRRAFTEAVRRLLPAVREEDLRPSPAGVRAQAVLPDGTLADDFLITETPSIVHVLNAPSPAATASLPIGREIAGRALAMLEGSAG from the coding sequence GTGGCGTACGACTGCGATGTGCTGGTGATCGGTGCCGGGATCGTGGGGCTCTCGACGGCCTACGCGATCACGCGTGCCGCCCCCGGCACGCGAGTGGTGGTCCTGGAGAAGGAGCCCGGCCCCGCCCGCCACCAGACCGGCCGGAACAGCGGCGTGATCCACAGCGGCATCTACTACCCGCCCGGCTCCCTCAAGGCCCGTTTCGCGCTCCAGGGCTCCGCGGAGATGGTCAAGTTCTGCCTCGACCACGCCATCCCGCACGAGGTCACCGGCAAGCTGATCGTCGCCACCGACCGCGCCGAGCTGCCCCGCCTGCACAGCCTGATCCAGCGCGGCCGGGAGCACGGCATCCCGGTGCGCGAACTGGGCCCCACCCAGATCGCCGCGTACGAACCCGAGGTCAGCGGCCTGGCCGCCATCCACGTCGGCACCACCGGCATCGCCGACTTCGGCGCGGTGGCCCGCTGCCTGGCCACCCTGGCGACGGACGCGGGCGCCCGCGTCGTGTACGACTCCGAGGCCACCGCGATCGGTCGCCGGGCGGGACGGGTGGCGGTGCGGGCTGTGGTGGGCGGGAAGCGTGGGGGGTTCGGTTCGGGGCGCAGGGCGGGCGGCCCGATGCGCGGGGCGGGCGGTACGGCCCGTACGGACTCAGGAACGGCCCGTACGGACTCAGGAACGGCCCGTAACTCAGGCACGGCCCGTACGGCGCGTACGGACTCAGACACGGCCCGTACGGCGCGTACGGCGCACAATGCCTCCGATGCCTCCGCCGGTGCGGCAGCCCGTGCCTCCTCAGGCGCGGCGGGGCGAATCTCCTTGGGGGCAGCGGGGCGCACCTCCTCGGGTGCGGCGGGGCGCACCTCCTTGGGTGCGGCGGGGCGCACCTCCTTGGGTGCGGCGGGGCGCGCCTCCTCCGACACGGTCTTCCGCGCCCGCGTCCTGATCAACTGCGCCGGCCTCCACTGCGACCGTGTCGCGCGCCTGGCCGGTGACGCGCCGGGGATGCGCATCGTCCCCTTCCGCGGTGAGTACTACACCCTCGCCCCGGCCCGCACCTCCCTGGTGCGCGGCCTGGTCTACCCGGTCCCCGACCCCGCGTTCCCGTTCCTCGGCGTCCACCTCACCCGCGGCATCGACGGCTCCGTCCACATCGGCCCGAACGCCGTCCCCGCCCTCGCCCGCGAGGGGTACGACTGGCGCACCGTCCGCCCCGCCGACCTGACCGGCACCCTGGCGTACCCCGGCTCCTGGCACATAGCCCGCCGCCACTGGCGCTACGGCGCGGGCGAACTGCGCCGCTCCCTCTCCCGCCGCGCCTTCACCGAGGCCGTCCGCCGCCTGCTGCCGGCGGTCCGCGAAGAGGACCTACGGCCGTCCCCCGCCGGCGTCCGCGCCCAGGCCGTCCTGCCCGACGGCACCCTCGCCGACGACTTCCTCATCACGGAAACCCCCTCCATCGTCCACGTCCTCAACGCCCCGTCCCCCGCCGCCACAGCCTCCCTCCCCATCGGCAGGGAGATTGCCGGGCGGGCCTTGGCGATGCTGGAGGGGTCGGCTGGCTGA